From Arachis stenosperma cultivar V10309 chromosome 2, arast.V10309.gnm1.PFL2, whole genome shotgun sequence, one genomic window encodes:
- the LOC130963620 gene encoding uncharacterized protein LOC130963620, with protein sequence MSLVAIVRLSLTDSEIVDPNHGNNIFGRVTGYRRWGASIEKDAPPKPSKKSHYPNPPSSTSHPFQPRRTVSPSPSQQPLSAPNSSCPFASNHLNSQRLLLSLSLPRPPSAPRLRHCCRPASGQHQEWSLSQLPNQKVQYSIMADLDLLRKIQDSVSLSWVE encoded by the exons ATGAGCCTTGTTGCAATTGTAAGGTTGTCGCTTACTGACTCAGAGATCGTGGATCCAAATCACGGTAACAACATCTTTGGTCGG GTAACAGGTTACCGGCGGTGGGGTGCATCGATTGAGAAGGATGCTCCG CCAAAACCCTCAAAGAAATCCCATTACCCTAACCCTCCCAGCAGCACCTCCCACCCCTTCCAGCCCCGCCGAACAGTGTCTCCTAGCCCCTCCCAGCAGCCCCTCTCAGCCCCTAACTCTTCTTGCCCCTTTGCCTCCAATCATCTCAACTCTCAGCGCCTTTTGCTCTCCCTCTCCCTTCCTCGTCCTCCCTCTGCTCCGCGCCTCCGCCATTGCTGCCGGCCTGCCTCTGGACAGCACCAAGAATGGAGCCTAAGTCAG ttgcCGAATCAGAAGGTACAATATAGTATTATGGCTGATTTGGATTTGCTAAGGAAGATTCAAGATTCAGTATCCCTCTCTTGGGTTGAATGA
- the LOC130962112 gene encoding NDR1/HIN1-like protein 1, producing MSVKECDHHRKRRQVIIRRICGGILIFVFLVLLVILIIWAVLRPTKPTFILQDITVYAFNATVANFLTSNFQVTLTSRNPNDHIGVYYDHLAAYISYRNQQVTYRTAIPPTYQGHKEVNVWSPFVYGTNIPIAPFNFQSLSQEENDVILVTLRVDGKVRWKVGVFVSGHYHIHVRCPAYINFGSQGNGVRIGQNGAMKYMMIQRCAVSV from the exons ATGTCGGTGAAGGAGTGCGATCACCACAGGAAGAGGAGGCAAGTAATAATAAGGAGAATATGCGGTGGAATCTTAATATTCGTGTTCTTGGTGTTGCTAGTAATATTAATAATATGGGCAGTACTAAGACCGACGAAACCGACCTTCATACTCCAAGACATAACGGTTTATGCCTTCAACGCCACCGTCGCCAACTTCTTAACCTCCAATTTTCAGGTCACCTTGACTTCTCGCAATCCTAACGACCACATCGGCGTCTACTACGACCACCTCGCCGCCTATATTAGTTACCGGAATCAGCAAGTTACTTACCGGACCGCCATCCCCCCCACCTATCAG GGACATAAAGAAGTCAACGTATGGTCACCGTTTGTTTACGGAACGAATATTCCGATTGCTCCGTTCAACTTTCAGAGTCTCAGTCAAGAAGAAAATGATGTCATCCTTGTCACCCTCAGAGTTGACGGCAAGGTCCGTTGGAAGGTCGGCGTGTTCGTCTCCGGCCACTACCACATCCATGTCCGTTGCCCCGCGTACATTAATTTCGGTTCGCAGGGCAACGGCGTTAGAATTGGCCAGAACGGCGCCATGAAATACATGATGATTCAACGTTGTGCCGTTAGCGTTTAA